In the Oncorhynchus keta strain PuntledgeMale-10-30-2019 chromosome 29, Oket_V2, whole genome shotgun sequence genome, one interval contains:
- the c29h8orf74 gene encoding uncharacterized protein C8orf74 homolog isoform X4, translating to MASPTDAEMAEIAKLQGRLVGNASGKRRLREEGVQQLSGHFSWPEFSGDAVWQSAHQQFVYECAMFAADRGLAWSAVRAVAGMTRDLFPQLADLDPPRVLALISDWLTKCLPRLPPAHHKAVFHFLSDTCVTSQRLLQAVVGGTSHRSINQKHLEVHVPPTPLPLAQGDDECSVSQGDDECVLSQGDDECSVSQGDDECVLSQDDDECSVSQGDDECVLSLRVMMSVFCLSG from the exons ATGGCCTCCCCGACAGACGCAGAGATGGCGGAGATTGCCAAACTTCAG GGTAGACTCGTCGGGAATGCAAGCGGTAAGCGACGACTG agagaggagggtgtgcAGCAGCTAAGCGGTCACTTCTCGTGGCCTGAGTTCTCTGGGGACGCTGTATGGCAGAGCGCCCATCAACAGTTTGTTTACGAGTGTGCCATGTTCGCCGCCGACCGCGGCCTGGCCTGGAGTGCTGTGAGAGCAGTGGCCGGGATGACTAGAGACCTGTTCCCTCAGCTAGCTG ATTTGGACCCCCCTAGAGTGCTCGCCCTAATTTCAGATTGGCTGACAAAGTGTTTGCCCCGCCTACCTCCTGCCCACCACAAAGCAGTcttccacttcctgtctgacacTTGTGTCACTAG TCAACGACTGCTACAAGCTGTGGTGGGCGGGACCAGTCACCGATCAATCAATCAGAAACACCTGGAGGTTCATGTGCCCCCAACACCCCTCCCCCTGGCACAG GGTGATGATGAGTGTTctgtctctcagggtgatgatgagtgtgttctgtctcagggtgatgatgagtgttctgtctctcagggtgatgatgagtgtgttctgtctcaggatgatgatgagtgttctgtctctcagggtgatgatgagtgtgttctgt
- the c29h8orf74 gene encoding uncharacterized protein C8orf74 homolog isoform X6, which translates to MASPTDAEMAEIAKLQGRLVGNASGKRRLREEGVQQLSGHFSWPEFSGDAVWQSAHQQFVYECAMFAADRGLAWSAVRAVAGMTRDLFPQLADLDPPRVLALISDWLTKCLPRLPPAHHKAVFHFLSDTCVTSQRLLQAVVGGTSHRSINQKHLEVHVPPTPLPLAQGDDECSVSG; encoded by the exons ATGGCCTCCCCGACAGACGCAGAGATGGCGGAGATTGCCAAACTTCAG GGTAGACTCGTCGGGAATGCAAGCGGTAAGCGACGACTG agagaggagggtgtgcAGCAGCTAAGCGGTCACTTCTCGTGGCCTGAGTTCTCTGGGGACGCTGTATGGCAGAGCGCCCATCAACAGTTTGTTTACGAGTGTGCCATGTTCGCCGCCGACCGCGGCCTGGCCTGGAGTGCTGTGAGAGCAGTGGCCGGGATGACTAGAGACCTGTTCCCTCAGCTAGCTG ATTTGGACCCCCCTAGAGTGCTCGCCCTAATTTCAGATTGGCTGACAAAGTGTTTGCCCCGCCTACCTCCTGCCCACCACAAAGCAGTcttccacttcctgtctgacacTTGTGTCACTAG TCAACGACTGCTACAAGCTGTGGTGGGCGGGACCAGTCACCGATCAATCAATCAGAAACACCTGGAGGTTCATGTGCCCCCAACACCCCTCCCCCTGGCACAG ggtgatgatgagTGTTCTGTCTCAGGGTGA
- the c29h8orf74 gene encoding uncharacterized protein C8orf74 homolog isoform X5 — protein MASPTDAEMAEIAKLQGRLVGNASGKRRLREEGVQQLSGHFSWPEFSGDAVWQSAHQQFVYECAMFAADRGLAWSAVRAVAGMTRDLFPQLADLDPPRVLALISDWLTKCLPRLPPAHHKAVFHFLSDTCVTSQRLLQAVVGGTSHRSINQKHLEVHVPPTPLPLAQGDDECVLSQGDDECSVSQGDDECVLSQDDDECSVSQGDDECVLSLRVMMSVFCLSG, from the exons ATGGCCTCCCCGACAGACGCAGAGATGGCGGAGATTGCCAAACTTCAG GGTAGACTCGTCGGGAATGCAAGCGGTAAGCGACGACTG agagaggagggtgtgcAGCAGCTAAGCGGTCACTTCTCGTGGCCTGAGTTCTCTGGGGACGCTGTATGGCAGAGCGCCCATCAACAGTTTGTTTACGAGTGTGCCATGTTCGCCGCCGACCGCGGCCTGGCCTGGAGTGCTGTGAGAGCAGTGGCCGGGATGACTAGAGACCTGTTCCCTCAGCTAGCTG ATTTGGACCCCCCTAGAGTGCTCGCCCTAATTTCAGATTGGCTGACAAAGTGTTTGCCCCGCCTACCTCCTGCCCACCACAAAGCAGTcttccacttcctgtctgacacTTGTGTCACTAG TCAACGACTGCTACAAGCTGTGGTGGGCGGGACCAGTCACCGATCAATCAATCAGAAACACCTGGAGGTTCATGTGCCCCCAACACCCCTCCCCCTGGCACAG ggtgatgatgagtgtgttctgtctcagggtgatgatgagtgttctgtctctcagggtgatgatgagtgtgttctgtctcaggatgatgatgagtgttctgtctctcagggtgatgatgagtgtgttctgt